One part of the Raphanus sativus cultivar WK10039 chromosome 7, ASM80110v3, whole genome shotgun sequence genome encodes these proteins:
- the LOC108814649 gene encoding gibberellin 20 oxidase 3 — protein sequence MAMKCIATFPQRFNDNKTKEDPSIFDANLLNQLSNHHYKKMHIPQEFVWPDHEKPSTDVQPLQAPLIDLAGFLSGDSFLVSEATRLVSEASKKHGFFLVTNHGVDETLLSRAYLFMDSFFKAPACEKQKAQRTWGESSGYASSFVGRFSSKLPWKETLSFKFSPQEKCQSQTVKDFVSNKMGVEYQNFGKVYQEYAEAMNILSLKIMELLGKSLGIERRHFREFFEDNESILRLNYYPQCNQPELTLGTGPHCDPTSLTILHQHQVAGLQVFVDNKWQSIPPNPQAFVVNIGDTFMALTNGIYQSCLHRAVVNRERERKTFAFFLCPKGDKIVKPPKELVGVMSGEREYPDFTWSMFLEFTQKHYRSDMNTLEEFSNWLKNRKSF from the exons ATGGCAATGAAATGCATCGCAACTTTCCCTCAAAGGTTCAATGATAACAAAACCAAAGAGGATCCTTCAATCTTCGATGCAAATCTCCTGAATCAGCTATCAAACCACCACTACAAGAAAA TGCACATACCTCAAGAGTTCGTATGGCCCGACCACGAGAAACCTTCCACGGATGTTCAACCTCTCCAAGCCCCTCTCATAGACCTCGCCGGTTTCCTCTCGGGCGACTCGTTCTTGGTCTCGGAAGCTACTAGACTCGTCTCTGAGGCTTCGAAGAAACATGGCTTCTTCCTAGTTACTAACCACGGTGTTGATGAAACGCTCTTGTCTCGTGCCTATCTATTTATGGACTCTTTCTTTAAGGCTCCGGCTTGTGAGAAACAAAAGGCTCAGAGGACTTGGGGCGAGTCCTCCGGTTACGCTAGTAGCTTCGTCGGGAGATTCTCCTCTAAGCTCCCCTGGAAGGAAACGCTGTCGTTTAAGTTCTCTCCCCAGGAGAAGTGCCAATCCCAAACCGTCAAAGACTTTGTTTCTAATAAAATGGGAGTTGAATACCAAAATTTCGG GAAAGTCTATCAAGAATACGCTGAGGCCATGAATATTCTCTCATTAAAAATCATGGAGCTTCTTGGAAAGAGTCTTGGAATCGAGAGGAGacattttagagaatttttcgAAGACAACGAGTCCATACTACGGTTGAATTATTACCCACAGTGCAACCAACCGGAGCTTACATTAGGGACAGGACCTCACTGCGACCCAACGTCTCTAACCATACTTCATCAACACCAAGTCGCTGGTCTTCAAGTGTTCGTGGACAACAAATGGCAATCCATTCCTCCTAACCCTCAAGCATTTGTGGTGAATATAGGCGACACTTTCATG GCTCTAACGAATGGAATATACCAGAGTTGTTTGCATCGGGCGGTGGTGAACAGGGAGAGAGAAAGGAAGACATTCGCATTCTTCCTATGTCCGAAAGGAGACAAAATTGTGAAGCCACCAAAAGAACTAGTAGGAGTGATGTCTGGTGAAAGAGAATATCCTGATTTTACGTGGTCTATGTTTCTTGAGTTCACACAGAAGCATTATAGATCAGACATGAACACTCTTGAAGAGTTCTCAAATTGGCTTAAGAACAGAAAAAGTTTCTAA